One Glandiceps talaboti chromosome 2, keGlaTala1.1, whole genome shotgun sequence genomic region harbors:
- the LOC144452992 gene encoding mitochondrial import inner membrane translocase subunit Tim9-like, producing the protein MAMKLTPQQQQQAEVKQFREFLLSYNRLSEMCFVDCVMDFTSRKVTDGEENCASNCMEKYLKMTQRISQRFQEYQVQQNENILAAQKGFVGR; encoded by the exons ATGGCAATGAAACTAACTccacaacagcagcagcaagcTGAAGTTAAACAG TTCCGTGAATTCCTCTTGTCCTATAACCGTTTATCAGAGATGTGCTTTGTAGATTGCGTTATGGACTTTACATCTAGGAAAGTCACTGATGGTGAG GAAAACTGTGCATCAAATTGTATGGAGAAATATCTTAAAATGACTCAGAGGATATCACAACGATTCCAAGAATATCAAGTACAACAGAATGAAAACATCCTAGCAGCACAAAAAGGCTTTGTTGGCAGATAA